One window of the Phycisphaerae bacterium genome contains the following:
- a CDS encoding nucleotidyltransferase, which translates to MNQSFLTLLELLTAKEVDFVIIGGFAGVVHGCTYVTQDVDICCDFSVPNLLKLAEALKDVHPVHRMTPARLKLELTELNAGQYNNLYLDTDVGQLDCLSFVEGVGDFPKVKENSLLIDVDGLRMRVLSLDAFIDSKKATNRPRDRQMIEQAKRIKKKQ; encoded by the coding sequence GTGAACCAGTCATTTCTGACGCTGTTGGAGTTGCTGACTGCCAAGGAGGTGGATTTCGTCATCATCGGCGGGTTCGCCGGGGTCGTGCACGGATGCACCTACGTCACGCAGGACGTCGATATCTGCTGTGACTTCTCAGTCCCTAATCTCCTGAAGCTTGCCGAGGCGCTCAAGGATGTTCACCCCGTTCACCGCATGACGCCGGCCCGCCTGAAGCTGGAGTTGACCGAGCTAAACGCCGGGCAGTACAACAACCTCTACCTGGACACCGACGTCGGCCAACTGGACTGCCTGAGTTTCGTCGAAGGAGTGGGGGATTTCCCAAAGGTTAAAGAGAACAGCCTGCTCATCGACGTGGACGGCCTCCGGATGCGGGTGCTCAGCCTCGATGCGTTCATCGACTCCAAGAAGGCGACCAACCGACCACGCGACCGCCAGATGATCGAGCAGGCCAAGCGAATCAAAAAGAAGCAATGA
- a CDS encoding class II fructose-bisphosphate aldolase, giving the protein MSLVPVARLIGDARRGGYAVGYFESWNVESLAGVIDAAEQVRSPILIGFNGEFLTRPQRLAAERIEWYATVARAAAQSASVPVGMLFNECSRDECIRQAILAGFSQAMLDDPDASADQCIRRVRDLAAFAHQHGAIMEAEVGELSWGADAANTGHGQATDPDAAAAFVDQTGVDLIAVSVGNVHALADGRRNLDLELLAAIAKRVNVPLDLHGGTGIADGSLREAIGLGVAKVCYGTYLKRAYLDTIRKALACDEPDPHKLLGMGGPQDVMTAGRLAVRDAVLERIGALGSVGQAKETQSGD; this is encoded by the coding sequence ATGTCTCTGGTTCCGGTTGCCAGGTTGATTGGGGACGCCCGTCGCGGCGGCTACGCCGTCGGATATTTCGAGAGCTGGAACGTCGAGTCGCTGGCCGGTGTGATCGACGCGGCTGAGCAGGTCCGCTCGCCGATCCTGATCGGCTTTAACGGGGAATTCCTGACCCGCCCGCAGCGGCTGGCCGCCGAACGGATTGAATGGTACGCGACCGTAGCCCGCGCGGCGGCCCAGTCCGCCTCAGTGCCGGTGGGAATGCTCTTTAACGAGTGCTCCCGCGACGAATGCATCCGCCAGGCCATCCTGGCGGGCTTTTCCCAGGCGATGCTCGACGACCCGGACGCGTCGGCCGACCAGTGCATCCGGCGGGTGCGCGACTTGGCGGCATTTGCCCATCAGCACGGGGCGATCATGGAGGCGGAGGTGGGCGAACTTTCCTGGGGCGCCGACGCTGCGAACACCGGCCACGGCCAAGCCACCGATCCCGACGCCGCCGCCGCGTTCGTCGACCAAACCGGTGTGGACCTGATCGCGGTCAGCGTGGGCAACGTCCATGCCCTCGCCGACGGCCGGCGGAACCTGGACCTTGAGCTTCTGGCGGCGATTGCCAAACGGGTCAATGTGCCGCTCGATCTGCACGGCGGGACTGGGATCGCCGACGGATCGCTGCGCGAGGCGATCGGCCTGGGTGTGGCCAAGGTCTGCTATGGCACATACCTGAAACGTGCCTATCTCGATACGATCCGCAAGGCCTTGGCGTGCGACGAACCGGACCCGCACAAGCTCCTGGGCATGGGCGGACCCCAGGATGTGATGACAGCCGGGCGGCTGGCGGTGCGCGACGCGGTGCTGGAGCGCATCGGAGCGTTGGGAAGCGTCGGCCAAGCGAAGGAGACACAAAGTGGCGACTGA
- a CDS encoding carbohydrate kinase family protein, giving the protein MTSGKVDVVVAGHACVDIFPSVPAFTGSFAELFRPGKLINVEAATISTGGVVPNTGLPLRRLGKTVRLMGKCGNDLFGSALVDKLTSQATGDEISMRVVDGETTSYTIVISPPGIDRIFLHCPGANDTFDAADIDQTVVAAADLFHFGYPPLMARTYGNGGQELAQIMANAKSAGATTSLDLALPDPAGPSGQVDWPAIFRRTLPHVDLFVPSIEELAFTLQRSAFDTLLARAADGDLLAGIDGKLLGELGQACIDAGVAVVVIKCGRLGLYVRTAGKQRLEKTGRARPGSLDDWADRELFEPSYHVEKVVSAAGSGDNAVAGFLAAYLNGCGVEDALRYACAVGAQNVQVLDTTSGVKSWDETTRQVRANRPKNEVTIPLRDWR; this is encoded by the coding sequence ATGACAAGCGGCAAAGTGGACGTGGTGGTGGCGGGTCATGCGTGCGTGGACATCTTTCCGAGCGTCCCGGCGTTCACCGGGTCGTTCGCGGAGTTGTTTCGGCCGGGCAAGCTGATCAATGTGGAGGCGGCGACGATCTCGACCGGCGGCGTGGTTCCGAATACCGGGTTGCCCCTTCGACGGCTGGGCAAGACGGTGCGGCTGATGGGCAAGTGCGGCAATGACCTTTTCGGCTCAGCCCTGGTGGATAAACTGACCAGCCAGGCGACCGGCGACGAGATCAGCATGCGCGTGGTCGACGGCGAAACCACCAGCTACACCATCGTCATCAGCCCGCCCGGCATCGACCGCATCTTCCTCCACTGTCCCGGCGCCAACGACACCTTCGACGCTGCGGACATTGACCAGACCGTGGTGGCCGCCGCCGACCTGTTCCACTTCGGCTATCCGCCCCTGATGGCCCGAACCTACGGCAACGGCGGCCAGGAACTAGCCCAAATCATGGCCAACGCCAAGTCCGCCGGCGCCACCACCAGCCTCGACCTGGCTCTGCCCGACCCCGCCGGTCCCAGCGGTCAGGTGGACTGGCCCGCGATCTTCCGTCGGACGCTGCCGCACGTGGACCTGTTCGTCCCGAGCATCGAGGAGCTGGCCTTCACCCTCCAGCGGTCGGCGTTCGACACGCTGCTGGCCCGCGCCGCCGACGGCGACCTGCTGGCTGGCATCGACGGCAAACTCCTTGGCGAACTCGGCCAGGCCTGCATCGACGCCGGCGTGGCGGTCGTCGTGATCAAGTGCGGCCGACTGGGACTCTACGTACGAACGGCCGGCAAGCAGCGGCTTGAAAAAACCGGCCGGGCCCGGCCGGGCAGCCTCGATGACTGGGCCGACCGCGAACTGTTCGAGCCGAGCTACCACGTCGAGAAGGTGGTCTCAGCCGCGGGCAGCGGCGACAACGCCGTGGCGGGATTCCTGGCTGCCTACCTCAACGGTTGCGGCGTCGAAGACGCCCTGCGCTACGCCTGTGCGGTAGGGGCCCAGAACGTCCAGGTCCTCGATACCACCAGCGGCGTCAAGAGCTGGGACGAAACCACCCGCCAGGTCCGCGCCAACCGCCCGAAGAACGAGGTCACCATTCCACTGCGGGATTGGCG
- a CDS encoding DeoR/GlpR transcriptional regulator: MSIQERQQTIVELLEQRGACSYQELIEHLGVSAMTARRDVDRLVGQGRAIKTLGGVQRADAPAYWYENELSTRMARQVAQKRAIAERAVGLLEAGTTLYLDGGTTCLELARQLARKRSDLIVVTNSAAACMELCRSGGNSVIGLGGECDPSSLCFVGPDCEEAAGRYFVDVAFVSTKGFVPDEGTFESSPATFRIKQVMAKRSSQVVLLADHTKFGQRALSKVLDISEISDVVTDALTPEEDLETLCEMGKDVHVVDVEHAEVS; the protein is encoded by the coding sequence ATGAGCATTCAGGAACGTCAGCAGACAATCGTTGAGTTGCTGGAGCAGCGGGGGGCCTGCTCGTACCAGGAACTCATCGAACACCTGGGGGTCTCAGCCATGACCGCCCGGCGGGACGTCGATCGTCTCGTGGGCCAGGGGCGGGCGATCAAGACGCTGGGCGGAGTTCAACGGGCCGATGCCCCAGCCTACTGGTACGAAAACGAGCTTTCGACGCGAATGGCCCGGCAGGTGGCCCAGAAGCGGGCCATCGCCGAGCGCGCCGTGGGACTGCTGGAAGCGGGGACGACGCTATACCTGGACGGTGGGACCACGTGCCTGGAGTTGGCCCGGCAACTGGCCCGCAAGCGGTCGGATCTGATCGTGGTAACCAACTCAGCCGCCGCGTGCATGGAGTTGTGCCGTTCCGGCGGCAACTCGGTAATCGGCCTGGGCGGCGAGTGCGACCCGTCGAGTTTGTGTTTTGTCGGCCCGGACTGTGAAGAGGCGGCCGGTCGGTATTTCGTGGACGTTGCTTTCGTATCCACCAAGGGTTTTGTGCCGGACGAAGGGACCTTCGAGTCGTCGCCCGCCACGTTCCGGATCAAGCAGGTGATGGCCAAGCGGTCCTCGCAGGTGGTGCTGCTGGCCGACCACACCAAGTTCGGTCAGCGGGCCCTTTCAAAGGTGCTCGATATCTCGGAGATCAGCGACGTCGTCACCGACGCGCTGACGCCTGAGGAGGACCTCGAGACGCTCTGCGAGATGGGCAAGGACGTGCACGTGGTCGACGTCGAACATGCGGAGGTAAGTTGA